From Gammaproteobacteria bacterium, a single genomic window includes:
- a CDS encoding porin: protein MTIFTRTITAYSLILIGLAFHGLSEAEEINKNLHVYGRAHVSFDQAKNDLSTENSVSSNASRFGFKGTREANESLLWEWQIEQTVRLDQTGGSLATRNSFVGLRSSNHRLLMGHHDTPYKLVAGYWGLFSDTVADRLALLGASPIDSFRMNDRGENAVMYQGNYGPLEAQVMYSASNPNRSVNGSVDDNDTKLVSGALYFRRGGWYAGISRENWDAMAITNINTLTVERTEVTGWRAALTYTADKHHIGAVYEDIDPDDRVNFPHWDRDVYGISYKYSISPSYNLATHVLKAEEYYGSIDTDATLFGIGLFYLPGAQSEIYLAYAITRNNVNASYNVADGGHGDILEPATPGDDPRVVSVGLVYNF from the coding sequence ATGACCATTTTTACCCGCACGATAACCGCGTATAGCCTAATACTTATCGGCTTGGCATTTCATGGTTTAAGTGAGGCCGAGGAAATTAACAAGAATTTGCATGTTTATGGCAGGGCACATGTGAGTTTTGACCAGGCGAAAAATGACCTTTCGACGGAAAATTCGGTGTCAAGCAATGCATCGCGTTTCGGATTCAAGGGGACACGGGAGGCAAATGAGTCGCTGCTCTGGGAATGGCAAATTGAACAGACGGTAAGACTGGACCAGACCGGTGGCAGCCTTGCAACGCGAAACTCATTTGTGGGTTTGCGTTCATCTAATCATCGGCTGTTAATGGGCCATCATGATACCCCTTACAAACTCGTCGCAGGCTACTGGGGGTTATTCAGTGATACCGTGGCTGACCGGCTCGCCTTGCTTGGCGCCAGCCCGATCGACAGTTTTCGCATGAATGATCGCGGTGAAAATGCAGTAATGTACCAGGGCAACTATGGGCCGCTGGAGGCGCAGGTAATGTATTCAGCCAGCAACCCGAACCGGAGCGTCAACGGAAGCGTTGATGATAATGATACGAAACTTGTCAGTGGCGCGTTGTACTTCAGGCGCGGCGGCTGGTACGCCGGTATTTCGCGCGAGAACTGGGATGCGATGGCGATCACAAACATCAATACGCTGACTGTTGAGCGTACAGAAGTCACGGGATGGAGAGCCGCCCTGACCTACACTGCTGACAAGCATCACATCGGGGCGGTTTACGAAGACATTGACCCGGACGACAGGGTAAACTTCCCGCACTGGGACAGGGATGTATATGGAATCAGTTACAAGTACTCGATAAGCCCGAGCTATAACCTGGCAACCCATGTACTCAAGGCAGAAGAGTATTATGGCAGCATAGATACGGACGCCACGCTGTTTGGTATCGGATTGTTTTATTTGCCTGGCGCGCAATCGGAAATCTACCTGGCCTATGCGATTACCAGGAACAATGTTAATGCCAGCTATAACGTCGCCGATGGCGGGCATGGCGATATTCTTGAGCCGGCAACGCCTGGAGATGATCCCAGGGTTGTGTCTGTCGGGCTGGTCTACAATTTCTGA
- a CDS encoding sel1 repeat family protein produces MWKKYSQLVLLCIAFSQAEANPKNAMFRTDGADKSECAKHIVSEKYEDALSSCTSEAKKGDAQAQYNLAYMYLQGVAVSQDKNASFTWIKKSAESGFVPAYAALAECYRRGTGTSVSNELSVQWDEKAARAGDSQGQFNLGYYYEHGHLKELDYKQALHWYRKAADQGNADAYTNIGSMYMYGRGLEKSSARAFEYFEKGANLGSARGQRNLANMYFNGVGVTQNVSTAAEWYGRSADAGDPVARFTLGYLYEMGQGVKKDIHKAVALYEAAARQDHTDAQWTVGQIYVYGRGVDKDVQKGMQWLLRSVESGSPVGAYFLAVAYADGVEIARDFSRAHVLANFAILRGNNRGEEVLSYIKNNVTGKEWENLQVNTREEFKKQGILR; encoded by the coding sequence ATGTGGAAAAAATATTCTCAACTGGTACTGCTATGTATCGCCTTTAGTCAGGCAGAAGCGAATCCGAAAAATGCCATGTTCAGGACTGACGGAGCGGACAAGTCGGAATGTGCGAAACATATCGTCTCCGAAAAGTATGAGGATGCATTATCAAGTTGTACCAGTGAAGCAAAAAAGGGTGACGCGCAGGCGCAATACAATCTTGCCTATATGTACCTGCAAGGCGTGGCGGTTTCGCAAGACAAGAATGCCTCGTTTACCTGGATAAAGAAGTCAGCGGAATCCGGTTTTGTACCGGCCTACGCCGCTTTGGCGGAATGTTACCGGCGTGGTACAGGCACGAGCGTTAGTAATGAGTTATCGGTCCAGTGGGATGAAAAGGCGGCCAGGGCCGGGGATTCCCAGGGGCAATTCAATCTTGGGTATTATTACGAACACGGACATTTAAAAGAACTGGATTACAAACAGGCTTTGCACTGGTATCGGAAAGCGGCGGACCAGGGAAATGCAGATGCATACACTAATATCGGAAGCATGTATATGTATGGCAGGGGATTGGAAAAAAGCAGTGCCAGGGCATTTGAGTATTTTGAAAAAGGAGCAAACCTCGGATCAGCACGAGGTCAGCGCAACCTGGCCAATATGTATTTCAATGGTGTTGGCGTCACACAAAATGTCAGTACTGCGGCAGAGTGGTACGGGCGGTCAGCTGACGCTGGCGATCCCGTTGCCCGGTTCACGCTGGGTTATTTGTATGAAATGGGCCAGGGTGTAAAAAAGGATATTCACAAGGCGGTGGCATTGTATGAAGCTGCCGCCCGGCAAGACCATACCGACGCACAATGGACAGTTGGCCAGATCTATGTTTATGGAAGAGGTGTCGACAAGGACGTCCAGAAAGGGATGCAGTGGCTGTTGCGATCGGTCGAGTCTGGATCGCCAGTCGGAGCATATTTTCTTGCCGTGGCATACGCGGATGGAGTGGAAATCGCGCGCGATTTTTCCAGGGCGCACGTGCTTGCCAATTTTGCAATCCTGCGCGGTAACAACAGGGGGGAAGAAGTCCTGTCTTATATAAAGAACAACGTCACCGGTAAAGAATGGGAAAACCTGCAGGTCAATACCCGGGAGGAGTTCAAGAAGCAAGGGATCCTGAGATAG
- a CDS encoding cupin domain-containing protein, protein MLILKPSLCSAILVTTMGITSFGVYAGDKILIEGGPTKHQGFNTVKKQEVDLDGQIPGMEGRKLRVRLLTIDPGGHIKSHSHKNRPAAFYVISGATTVTYEDGTTRRFPAGTTGYATVDTVHYHRNNENEPAVFVAADIIQPKKK, encoded by the coding sequence ATGTTGATACTTAAACCATCTCTCTGCAGCGCGATCCTGGTCACCACGATGGGCATAACAAGTTTCGGGGTTTACGCCGGGGACAAAATCCTGATCGAAGGCGGTCCCACGAAACACCAGGGATTCAACACGGTAAAAAAACAGGAAGTAGATCTGGACGGCCAGATTCCCGGCATGGAAGGACGAAAACTGCGTGTCCGGTTACTGACCATTGATCCCGGCGGTCATATTAAGTCCCATTCACACAAAAACAGGCCCGCCGCCTTTTATGTCATCTCCGGAGCAACCACCGTTACCTACGAGGACGGTACGACCAGGCGGTTTCCTGCCGGCACGACGGGCTACGCCACAGTTGATACCGTCCACTATCACAGGAACAACGAAAATGAACCGGCTGTGTTTGTCGCCGCCGATATTATCCAGCCGAAAAAGAAGTAG
- a CDS encoding S8 family serine peptidase → MNRGLLCALLTWGIITAPPTLAAEPQSWLVISASHNVPASLERQIAAAGGRVIDRFSAIGVAVVESGDPDFGNKIPGAQFVARNLSVNWLPGNEDAVFFEEAGLAPNSGDDDAFLDMQWGHNAVRAQAAWAAGQTGQGVRVAVLDSGIDHDHPDLAPNLNATLSKSFVDGEDWRIGPGVYFNHGSHVAGTIGAADNGTGIIGVSPGVELVAIKVLSEHTGNGAFSGVIGGVLYAADIGARVINMSLGATLVRRGVPDVYNAQDVAGLSVAFNRAAMYAIGKGAVVIASEGNSAIDKDHTASVITLPADATGVTSISATAPYGWLTAGWNGDYNGLASYSNFGFSATQFGAPGGDYSYGFSDPGSLCTAAARTRPCYVFDYVFSTGSQAYYWAVGTSMAAPHASAVAAIIIGENDGNITSQQVTAEMLRRADGTGRTAETGAGVVSTGY, encoded by the coding sequence ATGAACAGAGGTTTGTTATGCGCACTACTTACGTGGGGCATTATCACGGCACCGCCTACGCTTGCCGCAGAACCGCAATCCTGGCTCGTTATCAGTGCCAGTCATAATGTTCCGGCGTCTCTTGAACGGCAAATTGCGGCTGCCGGCGGCCGTGTCATTGACAGGTTTTCTGCTATTGGCGTCGCAGTTGTGGAATCTGGCGATCCTGACTTTGGTAACAAGATTCCCGGCGCGCAATTCGTAGCAAGAAATCTGAGTGTGAACTGGTTGCCTGGAAACGAAGACGCCGTATTTTTCGAGGAAGCGGGTCTCGCGCCCAATAGCGGTGACGATGATGCGTTTCTCGATATGCAGTGGGGTCACAATGCTGTAAGGGCACAGGCAGCCTGGGCGGCCGGTCAAACCGGGCAAGGAGTACGTGTAGCGGTGCTCGACTCCGGTATTGATCACGATCACCCGGATCTTGCGCCGAATCTTAACGCCACCCTGAGCAAATCCTTTGTTGACGGCGAGGACTGGCGCATTGGTCCCGGCGTCTATTTCAATCATGGCAGCCACGTCGCCGGCACTATCGGCGCTGCCGACAACGGCACTGGCATCATTGGCGTTTCGCCGGGCGTGGAACTGGTGGCCATAAAAGTATTGTCCGAGCACACCGGCAATGGCGCATTTAGCGGCGTAATCGGTGGCGTTTTGTATGCTGCCGACATTGGCGCAAGAGTCATCAATATGAGCCTTGGCGCCACGCTTGTACGCCGGGGAGTACCTGACGTGTACAACGCTCAGGATGTAGCCGGTTTGTCCGTAGCATTCAATCGTGCGGCCATGTACGCCATCGGCAAAGGTGCGGTGGTCATTGCATCCGAAGGCAACAGCGCCATTGATAAGGATCACACCGCCAGTGTTATCACGTTGCCGGCTGATGCAACTGGCGTAACATCCATTTCCGCTACTGCGCCTTATGGCTGGCTCACAGCCGGCTGGAACGGTGACTATAACGGCCTGGCCAGCTATTCCAATTTCGGGTTCTCGGCCACGCAATTTGGTGCACCTGGTGGCGATTACTCCTACGGATTCAGCGACCCCGGCTCATTGTGTACCGCAGCCGCCCGGACCCGGCCATGCTATGTATTCGATTATGTATTCAGCACGGGATCGCAGGCCTATTACTGGGCTGTCGGTACGAGCATGGCAGCGCCCCACGCTTCCGCCGTGGCAGCAATCATTATCGGTGAAAATGACGGCAACATAACTTCGCAACAAGTCACCGCCGAAATGCTTCGTCGCGCTGACGGTACCGGCCGGACTGCCGAGACCGGCGCTGGCGTTGTATCGACAGGTTACTGA
- a CDS encoding LysR family transcriptional regulator codes for MDRLAAIQVFLQVVDTGSFTAASVRMGLSRAAVSKYVSQLETHLAGRLLHRSTRHVSLTESGRLFYEQCHDIMQNLEEAEAAVSGLSQEPRGTLRISTPTNFASLHLVPLISRFMQANPELKVEMICSDRLVNLVDEGFDMAIRITYKPGGDLVYRRLAPCRHIIVASPDYLANHSVPETPDQLRHHACLLYTLTADSKWPFFKDGQDCSVKVNGTFISDNPDALTMAAIAGLGITMLPTFMATEPILNGKLIPVLPGYQSLEVQIYAAYASRRHLPAKIRLFIDYLTAHVTDPPYWDTRLAGYLPGHAYQLPR; via the coding sequence ATGGATCGACTTGCCGCCATACAGGTGTTTTTACAGGTTGTAGATACCGGAAGCTTTACCGCGGCCAGCGTCCGCATGGGTCTGTCGCGTGCCGCGGTAAGCAAGTACGTGTCCCAACTCGAAACTCATTTGGCTGGTCGGCTGCTGCATCGCAGTACACGTCATGTCAGTCTTACTGAGTCCGGCCGGCTATTCTACGAGCAATGTCACGACATAATGCAGAACCTCGAAGAGGCGGAAGCAGCAGTATCCGGCTTAAGCCAGGAACCTCGTGGCACACTTCGAATCAGTACGCCCACCAACTTTGCTTCACTACACCTGGTGCCGCTGATTTCCCGCTTTATGCAGGCGAACCCGGAACTCAAAGTCGAGATGATTTGCAGTGATCGCCTGGTGAACCTGGTGGACGAGGGATTTGATATGGCAATCCGTATTACCTATAAACCCGGTGGAGACCTGGTCTATCGTCGACTGGCTCCATGCAGGCATATCATCGTTGCCTCGCCGGACTATCTTGCAAATCACTCCGTCCCGGAAACACCTGACCAGCTCAGACATCACGCCTGCCTGCTCTACACGCTAACTGCTGACAGCAAATGGCCGTTCTTTAAGGATGGGCAAGATTGTTCCGTCAAGGTGAACGGTACGTTTATCAGTGACAATCCTGATGCCCTGACCATGGCAGCGATAGCCGGCCTGGGTATCACCATGTTGCCTACGTTCATGGCCACGGAGCCAATACTGAACGGCAAGCTCATACCTGTGCTACCGGGGTACCAGTCACTTGAAGTACAGATTTATGCAGCCTACGCCTCTCGCCGACACTTGCCGGCCAAGATCAGGCTTTTTATTGATTACTTGACAGCGCATGTAACCGATCCCCCGTACTGGGATACCCGGCTTGCCGGGTACCTGCCCGGTCATGCATACCAGCTTCCACGTTGA
- a CDS encoding acetylserotonin O-methyltransferase: MNQQPSPEMIMQTATGFWASKVLLTAVEFDLFSVLGNSSMTAEELGEQLGICERGRYDFFDSLVAAGFLLREGDGTPGKYSNTLDTATFLDRSSPAYIGGMPEMLNARLFGFWNNLGDALRTGQPQNESKHTGKQIFEEIYSDQARLGQFLEAMTGFQAGNFMLLAERFDFGHYRTVSDIGGALGLLSRIVAGRHPHLQLTTFDLPPVAPQAQKHVDAAGMSDRIQVLSGDFFVDDLPAAEVITMGNILHDWNLEQKKMLIRKVYDALPAGGAFIAIENLIDDGRRENLFGLLMSLNMLIEAGDAFDYTGENFREWCTEAGFSRFDIISLAGPTSAAVAYK, translated from the coding sequence ATGAATCAACAACCCAGCCCGGAAATGATTATGCAAACGGCAACCGGATTTTGGGCATCCAAGGTATTGTTGACTGCCGTTGAGTTTGACCTGTTCAGTGTCCTGGGTAACAGCAGCATGACTGCAGAAGAGCTGGGAGAGCAGCTGGGTATCTGTGAGCGCGGCAGGTACGATTTCTTTGATTCCCTGGTCGCGGCCGGATTCCTGTTGAGAGAAGGCGACGGAACACCGGGCAAGTACAGCAATACTCTGGATACGGCAACTTTTCTGGACAGATCAAGCCCCGCTTATATTGGCGGCATGCCGGAAATGCTGAATGCCCGCCTGTTCGGCTTTTGGAATAACCTGGGGGATGCGCTCAGAACCGGCCAGCCTCAAAACGAAAGTAAACATACGGGCAAGCAGATATTTGAAGAAATCTATTCGGACCAGGCAAGGCTCGGACAGTTTCTTGAGGCCATGACCGGTTTCCAGGCCGGAAACTTCATGCTGTTGGCCGAGAGGTTCGATTTTGGGCATTACAGAACTGTCAGTGATATCGGTGGCGCGCTGGGACTGTTGTCACGCATAGTTGCCGGTCGCCATCCGCACTTGCAGTTGACAACATTCGACTTGCCGCCGGTTGCTCCGCAGGCACAAAAGCATGTTGATGCGGCAGGCATGAGTGATCGTATACAGGTATTGTCCGGAGATTTTTTTGTTGATGACCTGCCTGCCGCGGAGGTGATTACAATGGGCAACATCTTGCATGACTGGAATCTCGAGCAAAAAAAGATGCTGATAAGGAAAGTCTACGATGCCTTGCCCGCTGGCGGTGCCTTTATTGCTATTGAAAACCTGATTGATGACGGAAGAAGGGAAAACCTGTTCGGCTTGCTGATGTCTTTGAACATGCTTATCGAGGCGGGCGATGCATTTGATTACACGGGAGAGAATTTCCGCGAGTGGTGCACGGAAGCCGGCTTTAGCCGATTCGATATCATCAGCCTGGCCGGGCCGACAAGCGCTGCGGTTGCATATAAATGA
- a CDS encoding cache domain-containing protein: MKTISKLLTTLALVMAPFAAFSAQTSEQVIALVQQTKQDIEKDTLRTLERITRAEHPYKDKNNPALYIFVFDTDLNVAAHAIKAKVVGKNVKGKPDSKGKMYRDEMLTVAKKDGKGWVDYYFENPKTRKVEHKVTYFELAKGNDGKGYIVGSGKYADK; the protein is encoded by the coding sequence ATGAAAACAATATCGAAACTACTGACCACACTGGCACTGGTAATGGCACCGTTCGCCGCCTTCAGCGCACAGACCTCCGAACAGGTCATTGCGCTGGTTCAACAGACAAAACAGGATATTGAAAAAGATACGCTGCGCACTCTCGAGCGCATTACCCGGGCCGAACACCCGTACAAGGACAAGAACAATCCCGCCCTGTATATTTTCGTTTTTGATACTGACCTCAATGTTGCGGCTCATGCCATCAAGGCCAAAGTGGTCGGGAAGAACGTCAAGGGTAAACCTGACAGCAAGGGAAAAATGTACCGTGACGAAATGCTCACGGTAGCGAAAAAAGATGGTAAAGGCTGGGTGGACTACTATTTTGAAAACCCGAAAACCCGGAAGGTGGAACACAAAGTAACCTACTTTGAGCTCGCCAAGGGTAATGATGGAAAGGGCTACATCGTCGGTAGTGGCAAGTACGCAGACAAGTAA
- a CDS encoding isoprenylcysteine carboxylmethyltransferase family protein, protein MIGRILTLGYGLVSYALFFAVFNYSILFIGNILVSPSLDTLGPVNLPKALAINLGLMALFAIQHTIMARPAFKRWWTTIIPPAVERSTFVLATSLILAAIVYYWQPMGGVIWHVENSTAVAGIYALFALGWAIVFLASFQINHFDLFGLRQVWLYFQGKPYTSLPFRKPFLYRCVRHPMMTGLIIGFWATPVMTVGHLVFALGCTLYIFMGVQFEENDLKKALPEYPGYSSSTPMLIPRFFA, encoded by the coding sequence ATGATTGGACGAATTCTCACACTCGGCTATGGCCTGGTTTCCTACGCCCTGTTTTTTGCCGTCTTCAACTACAGCATCCTGTTTATTGGCAATATCCTGGTCAGCCCTTCTCTGGATACGCTGGGTCCGGTCAACTTGCCCAAGGCGCTGGCTATCAACCTGGGACTGATGGCCCTGTTTGCCATACAGCATACGATCATGGCCAGGCCGGCTTTCAAGCGCTGGTGGACAACAATTATCCCGCCAGCCGTGGAGCGCAGCACTTTCGTGCTGGCCACCAGCCTGATACTCGCCGCCATTGTCTATTACTGGCAGCCCATGGGTGGTGTCATCTGGCATGTGGAAAATTCAACTGCGGTGGCCGGCATCTATGCCCTGTTCGCACTGGGCTGGGCCATTGTGTTCCTGGCGTCTTTCCAGATTAATCACTTTGATCTGTTCGGGTTGAGGCAGGTCTGGCTGTACTTCCAGGGCAAGCCCTACACCAGCCTGCCATTCAGGAAGCCTTTTTTGTACCGGTGCGTGCGCCATCCGATGATGACTGGATTAATCATTGGCTTCTGGGCAACACCGGTCATGACCGTCGGCCACCTTGTCTTTGCATTGGGCTGCACGCTATACATCTTTATGGGCGTCCAGTTTGAAGAAAATGATCTGAAAAAGGCATTGCCGGAATACCCCGGATACAGCAGTTCAACCCCTATGCTGATACCCAGGTTTTTTGCCTGA
- a CDS encoding winged helix-turn-helix domain-containing tetratricopeptide repeat protein — MNQTNSISPDTPFFISDWLVEPSLGRISRGEDMVKLEPKVVEVLLRLAQEPGEVVSREQLENDVWHGRIVGYDSLATTIIKLRKAFDDDSRNPAIIETVPKRGYRLIAHVSIADPGATVATAGIPRARSQRYQLMAVLFVVIAVLAMVPWRFDESASPPDVANVHANNKTSVAVLPFKNLSDDEKQDYFSDGMTADLITDLSQLSQLSVIARNSVFVYRNQDVDVRTVGKELGVQYVVEGSVRKIGRTVRISARLTDTANGYNLWAERFDGRLDDVFALQDRVAAEIVKSLELKLTEFEQAQLLHKYTKSVEAYDQFLKGWQYFWRLSKEGNQAARDAYLKAVALDKHFARAYANLALTYSYEHLNGWSTDTEETLRIANEYANKAVALDSTISQVYWALGVTQVYSRDYAEALKTAHKALELNPNYADSYGLLATVLNYSGKPEQALDAMAHAMRLNPRYPSIYQLMRGEMFFNAHRYDKAIDDFRRALEINPEAQEGRLWLAAALAYANETDDAEWQIDQVRVHDPELTLSRFEAAIPLKDPIQRKHLVDGISRAGMK; from the coding sequence ATGAACCAGACAAACAGCATTAGCCCGGATACCCCATTTTTTATCTCGGATTGGCTGGTGGAGCCGAGCCTCGGCAGGATCAGCCGTGGCGAAGACATGGTGAAACTGGAGCCCAAGGTTGTGGAGGTGTTGCTGCGGCTGGCCCAGGAGCCGGGAGAAGTTGTCAGCCGGGAACAACTGGAAAATGATGTCTGGCACGGACGCATTGTTGGTTATGATTCCCTGGCCACCACAATTATCAAGTTGCGCAAGGCATTTGATGATGATTCGAGAAATCCGGCCATTATTGAAACTGTACCCAAGCGTGGGTACCGGCTGATTGCGCACGTATCTATTGCTGATCCCGGTGCCACAGTCGCCACTGCCGGTATCCCTCGAGCCAGGAGCCAGCGATACCAGCTGATGGCGGTGCTTTTTGTTGTTATTGCTGTGTTAGCCATGGTGCCGTGGCGTTTTGATGAGTCAGCAAGCCCGCCTGATGTGGCTAATGTCCATGCTAACAACAAGACTTCGGTTGCGGTTCTGCCATTCAAGAACCTGAGTGATGACGAAAAACAGGACTACTTCAGCGACGGCATGACTGCTGACCTGATTACAGACCTGTCCCAACTGTCGCAGTTGTCGGTAATCGCGCGTAACAGTGTGTTTGTCTACAGGAACCAGGACGTGGACGTGAGAACAGTCGGCAAGGAACTGGGTGTCCAGTATGTAGTGGAAGGCAGCGTACGCAAGATCGGAAGAACTGTACGTATTTCGGCCCGGCTGACTGATACCGCTAACGGCTATAATTTGTGGGCTGAACGTTTCGATGGACGGCTGGATGATGTGTTCGCGTTGCAAGACCGCGTCGCAGCAGAAATAGTGAAATCTCTTGAGCTCAAGCTGACCGAGTTTGAACAAGCGCAACTGTTGCACAAGTACACAAAAAGTGTCGAGGCCTACGACCAGTTCCTGAAGGGGTGGCAATATTTCTGGCGGCTGTCCAAGGAGGGAAACCAGGCGGCACGTGACGCGTATTTAAAGGCTGTCGCGCTAGATAAACATTTTGCCCGCGCGTATGCCAATCTTGCACTCACTTATTCATACGAACATTTGAATGGCTGGAGCACTGATACCGAAGAAACGCTGCGAATTGCCAATGAATATGCCAACAAGGCCGTAGCGCTTGATAGCACGATATCTCAGGTGTACTGGGCGCTGGGCGTCACCCAGGTATACAGCCGGGATTATGCAGAAGCACTGAAAACTGCGCACAAGGCGCTGGAGCTGAACCCGAATTACGCAGACAGTTATGGGTTGCTGGCCACTGTTCTGAACTACTCCGGAAAACCGGAGCAGGCGCTGGATGCAATGGCGCACGCAATGCGCCTGAACCCGCGTTATCCCTCTATATACCAGCTGATGAGAGGTGAAATGTTTTTCAACGCGCACAGGTATGACAAGGCAATTGATGATTTCAGGCGGGCGCTCGAAATCAACCCGGAAGCACAGGAAGGCAGGCTTTGGCTGGCGGCTGCACTCGCCTACGCGAATGAAACGGATGACGCCGAATGGCAGATTGACCAGGTGCGGGTACATGATCCGGAGCTGACGCTGTCGCGATTTGAGGCGGCGATACCATTAAAGGATCCGATTCAAAGAAAACACCTGGTTGACGGGATCAGTCGTGCTGGAATGAAGTAA
- a CDS encoding ACT domain-containing protein — protein sequence MKQITLIYDNHPGLLAEITEELGQQGINIETLDAESFKDTAVTILTVDRYDEALDILSSKPGLQAITEEAILIRLEDRPGALAKVARKFSDAGINLRSIRIIKRDADDTVVAISAERTDEALELVRDQLIS from the coding sequence ATGAAACAGATTACACTGATCTACGACAATCATCCCGGGCTGCTGGCCGAGATTACCGAAGAGCTTGGACAGCAAGGGATAAACATTGAAACCCTTGACGCTGAAAGCTTCAAGGACACAGCGGTTACAATCCTGACCGTGGATCGATATGACGAAGCGCTGGATATACTCAGCAGCAAACCCGGGTTGCAGGCCATCACCGAGGAAGCCATCCTGATACGGCTGGAGGACAGGCCCGGCGCCCTGGCCAAGGTGGCACGAAAATTCAGCGATGCCGGCATCAATCTGCGCAGTATTCGCATTATCAAGCGGGACGCCGACGATACCGTCGTGGCCATATCAGCGGAACGCACGGATGAAGCGCTGGAACTGGTGCGGGACCAGCTGATTTCCTGA
- a CDS encoding histidine decarboxylase: MQDPIPADSPPAPGQLSTHDQERLDELYKEVKGVASSFVGYPCSLQYDYSPLFRFMEFSLNNVGDPFSPSIYRLNTHDIEREVIDEFTRLTHGEVDSTWGYITNGGTEGNMYGIYLGRELYPDGMVYYSEDTHYSVSKILRVLHARSIMIKSQPNGEIDYDDLRETIRIHRDVPPIIFANIGTTMKGAVDNIDTIHGIMKGLALPSYYIHVDAALSGMILPFVDEPQPFDFAARVNSISISGHKMIGSPLPCGVVLANKDIVRRIARSIEYIGTLDTTLSGSRNAITPLFLWYAFHLHGLDGLRTIVRQCIDQAEYAVNQLRQSGVDAWRHHNSNTVVFPRPSLDIIRKWQLAVHAEIAHIITMPHVNRGMIEAFIVDYLNDVSQASSSSGESS, from the coding sequence ATGCAGGACCCGATACCAGCAGATTCGCCGCCAGCTCCCGGGCAGCTCTCGACACATGACCAGGAACGGCTCGATGAGCTTTATAAGGAAGTGAAGGGCGTTGCCAGCAGTTTTGTCGGCTACCCTTGTTCACTTCAGTACGATTATTCACCGTTGTTCAGGTTTATGGAGTTCTCGCTGAATAATGTCGGCGACCCGTTTTCGCCCTCCATTTACCGACTCAATACTCATGATATCGAGCGCGAAGTCATCGACGAGTTCACCCGGCTAACGCACGGTGAGGTTGACTCCACCTGGGGATATATCACCAACGGTGGCACCGAGGGCAACATGTATGGCATCTACCTCGGGCGCGAGCTTTATCCCGATGGCATGGTCTACTACTCGGAAGACACCCACTACAGTGTCAGCAAGATCCTTCGTGTCTTGCATGCTCGCAGCATCATGATCAAGAGCCAGCCAAACGGTGAAATTGATTACGATGACCTGCGCGAAACCATCCGCATACATCGCGATGTTCCGCCGATAATATTTGCCAACATCGGCACCACCATGAAAGGTGCCGTTGACAATATCGATACCATACACGGCATCATGAAGGGCCTGGCCCTGCCTTCATACTATATTCACGTTGATGCTGCACTGAGTGGCATGATCCTGCCGTTTGTTGATGAACCGCAACCATTCGACTTCGCCGCCAGGGTCAACTCCATTTCCATCAGTGGTCACAAAATGATTGGCTCACCATTGCCCTGCGGCGTCGTGCTGGCCAACAAGGATATTGTTCGTCGCATTGCCCGCTCCATTGAATATATCGGAACACTGGATACAACCTTGTCCGGCTCCCGCAATGCCATTACGCCGCTGTTCCTGTGGTATGCCTTCCACCTGCACGGGCTTGACGGATTAAGGACCATCGTCCGCCAATGCATAGACCAGGCGGAATACGCGGTGAACCAGCTCAGGCAGTCCGGCGTTGATGCCTGGCGACATCACAACTCCAACACGGTTGTATTCCCGCGGCCGAGCCTGGATATCATTCGCAAGTGGCAACTGGCGGTACACGCCGAAATCGCCCATATCATCACCATGCCACACGTCAACCGCGGCATGATCGAGGCTTTTATAGTTGATTACCTGAACGACGTATCCCAGGCATCCAGTTCATCCGGGGAGTCATCATGA